The Nitriliruptor alkaliphilus DSM 45188 genome includes a region encoding these proteins:
- a CDS encoding EAL domain-containing protein — MSAFAEEAQGAASLGAMAAAVGAAVVAYLTAERWWSTPQDALVVIPVLYATAVIGAAICAFLLAVRARILDDPVTRWTSAGFAMAGAAALAQGVVLFQPANAPLTTDPSAPAALYLLWHTALPTFIVAALVVPQRTVLRRVAMVGTLVAVGAVTWLPDLPLPELVDGAGAFTPAYRGAAAALGVLTAAAATAWLLRSGRRPTRVQAWIALALALSTLDVVLAVGADRFFAAIWWSSASARAAAFALPAAGLLADAGRSLRLLHLHERSLTDRLQTEVDHATSSLRLPVPATDAEARVRRALQPGAIRCQYQPIYSLSTGRLTAVEALARFAGPPSRPPDRWFAEAHAVGLGVELELAALTAALEGASRLPDDVPVTLNVSPGVLVRPEMIDLIAHEDRLVVVEVTEHAAVEDYQLLGEAIASLREHGARLAIDDAGAGFASMRHIVRLVPDIIKLDMTLTRDIHLDPVRRSLAASLVGFAEQIGSLLVAEGVEQAEELATWQELGAHAAQGYLLGRPADLPAAPFCEHVPVQVDLGAGPPEL; from the coding sequence GTGTCCGCCTTCGCCGAGGAGGCCCAGGGGGCGGCGAGCCTCGGTGCGATGGCGGCTGCCGTCGGCGCCGCGGTCGTCGCGTACCTCACCGCGGAACGGTGGTGGAGCACGCCGCAGGACGCGCTCGTGGTGATCCCGGTCCTGTACGCGACGGCCGTGATCGGCGCCGCGATCTGCGCGTTCCTGCTGGCCGTACGCGCGCGGATCCTCGACGACCCGGTCACCCGGTGGACGTCGGCCGGGTTCGCGATGGCAGGCGCCGCCGCGCTCGCGCAGGGGGTGGTGCTCTTCCAGCCGGCCAACGCACCGCTCACCACCGACCCGTCGGCGCCCGCGGCCCTCTATCTGCTGTGGCACACCGCCCTCCCGACGTTCATCGTCGCGGCGTTGGTGGTGCCGCAGCGGACCGTCCTCCGGCGCGTGGCGATGGTCGGCACCCTCGTCGCCGTCGGTGCGGTCACCTGGCTCCCCGACCTGCCGCTCCCCGAGTTGGTCGACGGTGCAGGCGCTTTCACCCCCGCCTACCGCGGCGCCGCAGCCGCCCTGGGCGTGCTCACGGCAGCGGCCGCCACCGCGTGGCTACTGCGGTCTGGCCGGCGCCCCACCCGCGTCCAGGCGTGGATCGCGCTCGCCCTGGCGCTCAGCACCCTCGACGTGGTCCTCGCCGTCGGAGCGGATCGGTTCTTCGCCGCCATCTGGTGGTCGAGCGCCTCGGCCCGTGCTGCGGCCTTCGCCCTCCCCGCGGCCGGACTGCTCGCTGACGCGGGGCGTTCGTTGCGCCTGCTCCACCTGCACGAGCGCAGCCTGACCGACCGTCTCCAGACCGAGGTCGACCACGCCACGAGCAGCCTGCGGCTACCCGTGCCCGCGACCGATGCCGAGGCGCGTGTCCGCCGGGCGCTGCAGCCGGGTGCCATCCGGTGCCAGTACCAACCGATCTACTCGCTGTCCACGGGCCGGCTCACCGCCGTCGAGGCACTGGCGCGGTTCGCCGGGCCGCCGTCGCGTCCGCCCGACCGGTGGTTCGCCGAGGCACACGCGGTCGGCCTCGGGGTCGAGCTCGAACTGGCAGCCCTGACGGCGGCGCTCGAGGGCGCCTCGCGCCTGCCCGACGACGTGCCGGTGACGCTGAACGTCTCGCCCGGGGTGCTCGTCCGCCCGGAGATGATCGACCTGATCGCACACGAGGACCGTCTGGTGGTCGTCGAGGTCACCGAGCACGCGGCTGTCGAGGACTACCAGCTGCTGGGCGAGGCGATCGCATCGCTGCGCGAGCACGGGGCTCGACTCGCCATCGACGACGCCGGGGCGGGTTTCGCGAGCATGCGGCACATCGTGCGGCTCGTCCCCGACATCATCAAGCTGGACATGACCCTGACGCGCGACATCCACCTCGATCCGGTGCGCCGCTCGTTGGCGGCGAGCCTGGTCGGCTTCGCCGAGCAGATCGGTTCGCTGCTGGTCGCTGAGGGGGTCGAGCAGGCCGAGGAGCTGGCGACCTGGCAGGAGCTGGGCGCCCACGCCGCCCAGGGCTACCTGCTCGGTCGCCCGGCCGACCTGCCGGCCGCCCCGTTCTGCGAGCACGTCCCGGTGCAGGTCGACCTCGGAGCCGGCCCCCCGGAGCTGTAG
- a CDS encoding mechanosensitive ion channel family protein — protein sequence MLAQADVGESLQDVLSQIIALLPTIVLFLVILVVGWFVAKAIAKIVDRVLERVGFDRAVERGGVGRALEPTRYDASTILAKVVFYALMLFVLQLAFGLFGPNPISALLFGVIAFLPRIFVAIVIVVIAAAIASVVRDLVTASIGGLSYGRVLANLASATILLIGVFAALDQLRIAPAIVTGLFYAILAVIVGSAIVAVGGGGIVPMRRQWEKAIDKVEDEAPRLRRARHARDYEALTREELDEIARDRDLRGRSDMTRDELAAALREDDATRELRREPAHEPVDGDTTSYHQLTYEQLMELAQERDLAGRSEMDKDELVAALRHDDRTHELRRV from the coding sequence ATGCTCGCACAAGCTGACGTCGGCGAGAGCCTGCAGGACGTGCTCTCGCAGATCATCGCGCTCCTGCCGACGATCGTGCTCTTCCTGGTCATCCTCGTGGTCGGCTGGTTCGTCGCCAAGGCCATCGCGAAGATCGTCGACCGCGTGCTCGAACGCGTCGGCTTCGACCGTGCCGTCGAACGCGGGGGCGTGGGACGCGCACTCGAGCCCACCCGCTACGACGCGAGCACCATCCTGGCGAAGGTCGTCTTCTACGCCCTGATGCTGTTCGTGCTCCAGCTGGCGTTCGGTCTCTTCGGCCCGAACCCGATCAGCGCGCTGCTGTTCGGCGTCATCGCCTTCCTGCCCCGCATCTTCGTCGCCATCGTGATCGTCGTCATCGCCGCGGCGATCGCCTCCGTGGTCCGTGATCTCGTCACCGCGAGCATCGGGGGCCTGTCCTACGGGCGTGTGCTCGCCAACCTGGCGTCCGCGACGATCCTGCTCATCGGTGTCTTCGCAGCGCTCGACCAGCTGCGCATCGCACCGGCGATCGTCACCGGCCTGTTCTACGCCATCCTCGCCGTCATCGTCGGTTCCGCCATCGTCGCGGTCGGCGGCGGCGGGATCGTCCCGATGCGCCGCCAGTGGGAGAAGGCGATCGACAAGGTCGAGGACGAGGCACCGCGCCTGCGCCGCGCCCGGCACGCCCGCGACTACGAGGCGCTCACCCGTGAGGAGCTCGACGAGATCGCCCGGGACCGTGACCTCCGCGGCCGCTCGGACATGACCCGCGACGAGCTGGCAGCGGCGCTGCGCGAGGACGACGCGACGCGCGAGCTGCGCCGCGAGCCGGCCCACGAGCCGGTGGACGGTGACACCACCAGCTACCACCAGCTGACCTACGAGCAGCTGATGGAACTCGCCCAGGAGCGTGACCTCGCCGGTCGGTCCGAGATGGACAAGGACGAACTGGTCGCGGCGCTGCGCCACGACGACCGGACCCACGAGCTGCGGCGCGTCTGA
- a CDS encoding excalibur calcium-binding domain-containing protein: protein MRSPPRWARVGQRVRAVPRGPSPVRPRAPRRPGYGSHLDRDDDGFGCE from the coding sequence ATCCGATCCCCGCCCAGGTGGGCCCGCGTCGGGCAGCGCGTCCGTGCCGTCCCGCGTGGACCGTCACCGGTACGGCCCCGTGCTCCGCGGCGACCCGGCTACGGCAGCCATCTGGATCGCGACGACGACGGGTTCGGGTGCGAGTAG
- a CDS encoding response regulator transcription factor, whose amino-acid sequence MVRVLAVDDDPVILRLLQLNLELEGHEVLTAADGRSGLEAIRREHPEVVLLDVMMPNLDGFQVCNEIRADPDPQVAATPIIFLSAKAQELDITTGMAAGADAYVTKPFDPLELVELVDRLGRGG is encoded by the coding sequence GTGGTCCGTGTCCTGGCCGTCGACGACGACCCAGTCATCCTGCGGCTGTTGCAGCTCAACCTGGAGCTCGAGGGGCACGAGGTGCTGACGGCGGCCGACGGGCGCTCGGGCCTGGAAGCGATCCGTCGCGAGCACCCGGAGGTCGTGCTCCTCGACGTGATGATGCCGAACCTCGACGGGTTCCAGGTCTGCAACGAGATCCGCGCCGACCCGGACCCCCAGGTGGCGGCGACCCCGATCATCTTCCTGTCGGCCAAGGCGCAGGAGCTCGACATCACCACGGGGATGGCCGCGGGTGCGGACGCCTACGTCACCAAGCCGTTCGATCCGCTGGAGCTCGTGGAGCTCGTGGACCGCCTCGGCCGCGGCGGGTAG
- the lysA gene encoding diaminopimelate decarboxylase, whose product MPHPRPRRGSLGRGDRPPRGARAGPLPPRHRGQAGPRRRARPAACRCSRTALIMPGPWPLTAERDEDGVLHIGGAAVTDLARDHGTPLWVVDEADLRERCRRYVTGFPGVDVAYASKAWCTVGLLQLVEDEGLLVDVASEGELHTALVAGVDPAKLIHHGNNKGDAELDLALKVGLGRIVVDSFDELDRLERLAAARDIVAQVWLRITPGIDAHTHEYVRTGHDDAKFGFTLSLGLADEAVLAARDLEHIEVVGIHAHIGSQIFGTDPFIANADVCLDLLARWRDEHGIVLSELNLGGGMGIRYTHEDHPVEVKRYGKAVLEAVEDACERLDFPRPRLIVEPGRAIVGPSTLTLYEIGTIKPLPGLTTWVSVDGGMGDNIRPALYDAVHEVTLANRTSEAEPQAVTVVGKHCESGDLVREHAPLPGDLAVGDLLAVAATGAYTASMASNYNLLPRPGAVLVKDGQARELVRRETLEDLVRRDVPIR is encoded by the coding sequence GTGCCGCATCCTCGCCCCCGACGAGGATCGCTCGGCCGAGGAGACCGCCCGCCTCGAGGCGCTCGGGCGGGCCCGCTACCACCTCGCCATCGCGGCCAAGCAGGTCCTCGCCGACGCGCTCGGCCTGCTGCGTGTCGCTGCTCCCGAACGGCTCTGATCATGCCCGGACCCTGGCCCCTGACCGCCGAACGTGACGAGGACGGCGTCCTCCACATCGGCGGCGCCGCCGTCACCGACCTCGCCCGCGACCACGGCACACCGCTGTGGGTCGTCGACGAGGCCGACCTGCGCGAGCGCTGCCGCCGCTACGTCACCGGGTTCCCCGGCGTCGACGTCGCCTACGCCTCCAAGGCGTGGTGCACGGTCGGCCTCCTCCAGCTCGTCGAGGACGAGGGGCTGCTGGTCGACGTGGCCTCCGAGGGCGAGCTGCACACGGCGCTGGTGGCGGGGGTCGACCCCGCCAAGCTGATCCACCACGGCAACAACAAGGGCGACGCCGAGCTCGACCTCGCGCTGAAGGTCGGCCTCGGCCGCATCGTGGTCGACTCGTTCGACGAGCTCGACCGGCTCGAGCGACTCGCGGCGGCGCGCGACATCGTGGCACAGGTGTGGCTGCGGATCACGCCCGGCATCGACGCGCACACCCACGAGTACGTGCGCACCGGCCACGACGACGCCAAGTTCGGGTTCACCCTGTCGCTCGGCCTGGCCGACGAAGCCGTGCTGGCCGCCCGCGACCTCGAACACATCGAGGTCGTCGGCATCCACGCGCACATCGGGTCGCAGATCTTCGGGACCGACCCGTTCATCGCCAACGCGGACGTGTGCCTCGACCTGCTCGCCCGCTGGCGCGACGAGCACGGGATCGTCCTGAGCGAGCTGAACCTCGGTGGCGGGATGGGGATCCGCTACACCCACGAGGACCACCCCGTGGAGGTCAAGCGTTACGGGAAGGCCGTGCTCGAAGCGGTCGAGGACGCGTGCGAACGGCTCGACTTCCCCCGCCCGCGGCTGATCGTCGAGCCGGGTCGTGCCATCGTCGGACCCTCGACGCTGACCCTCTACGAGATCGGCACGATCAAGCCGCTCCCCGGGCTGACCACGTGGGTCTCGGTCGACGGCGGGATGGGCGACAACATCCGTCCCGCGCTGTACGACGCGGTGCACGAGGTGACGTTGGCCAACCGCACCAGCGAGGCCGAGCCGCAGGCGGTCACCGTCGTCGGCAAGCACTGCGAATCCGGTGACCTGGTGCGCGAGCACGCCCCGCTGCCCGGTGACCTCGCCGTCGGTGACCTGTTGGCCGTCGCAGCGACCGGTGCCTACACCGCCTCGATGGCCTCCAACTACAACCTGCTGCCCCGCCCGGGAGCCGTCCTGGTCAAGGACGGTCAGGCCCGCGAGCTGGTGCGCCGCGAGACCCTCGAGGACCTCGTCCGCCGCGACGTGCCGATCCGATGA
- a CDS encoding phosphotransferase has translation MNPADTGAAAGPARTPVAEVVVDEALVRALLADQHPDLVSQPLRPAASGWDNATYRLGDDAAVRLPRRGVAAELARNEQVTLPRIAPGLPLPTPTPLRTGVPSDRFPWPWSVVPWFDGEAADLQPPADDEAAALGSFLRALHVPAPSTAPENRFRGVPLAERELGFDARIARLAADGWDVTPLTAAWRAARAAPVATDAPAWLHGDLHPRNLLVDGDRLAAVIDWGDVTSGDRATDLAAVWLLWDVAVHPVFADAYGDRDPALWARAAGWAALFTGIFLEVGDDDERFLAIGRRALDRLRTTAAAGGSS, from the coding sequence ATGAACCCAGCGGATACGGGGGCGGCTGCCGGCCCCGCCAGGACGCCGGTCGCCGAGGTCGTGGTCGACGAGGCGCTGGTGCGGGCCCTGCTGGCCGACCAGCACCCCGATCTCGTGTCGCAGCCGCTGCGACCCGCCGCCAGTGGCTGGGACAACGCGACCTACCGGCTCGGGGACGACGCCGCCGTCCGCCTCCCGCGACGCGGTGTCGCGGCTGAACTGGCGCGCAACGAGCAGGTGACGCTCCCGAGGATCGCCCCCGGGCTGCCGTTGCCCACGCCGACACCGCTGCGTACCGGGGTTCCCAGCGACCGCTTCCCGTGGCCCTGGAGCGTCGTGCCCTGGTTCGACGGCGAGGCGGCCGACCTCCAGCCTCCCGCCGACGACGAGGCCGCAGCGCTCGGCAGCTTCCTGCGCGCGCTGCACGTCCCGGCCCCGTCGACGGCGCCGGAGAACCGCTTCCGGGGCGTGCCGTTGGCGGAGCGCGAGCTCGGCTTCGACGCTCGGATCGCGCGGCTCGCTGCCGACGGGTGGGACGTCACGCCGCTGACGGCGGCCTGGCGTGCAGCGCGTGCAGCGCCGGTCGCGACCGATGCGCCGGCGTGGCTCCACGGCGACCTGCACCCGCGCAACCTCCTGGTCGACGGGGATCGCCTCGCGGCGGTGATCGACTGGGGCGACGTGACCTCCGGCGATCGCGCGACGGACCTCGCCGCGGTCTGGTTGCTGTGGGACGTCGCCGTCCACCCCGTGTTCGCGGACGCGTACGGGGACCGCGATCCAGCCCTGTGGGCGCGGGCTGCCGGCTGGGCCGCGCTGTTCACCGGGATCTTCCTCGAGGTCGGTGACGACGACGAACGGTTCCTCGCCATCGGCCGCCGTGCCCTGGATCGGCTGCGAACGACCGCCGCTGCCGGGGGGAGCTCGTGA
- a CDS encoding GNAT family N-acetyltransferase, producing MSDDRTRTDQAANPKLRRLDERLGLAVSRTGLSPRTLVTYARDHVSVRTPSRPDFRDGNTIDLESPPAPGDLEPWSARFTDTVGKLGVQHVQLRWETPLPVDAPAEVPAADPDLVEAAGVLGLDLHPTTILLLAEPVAPVEAPAELVTVAPPSLAPGARGMEVSADATPVEVERRWHAVSVLDRYASGDSTDDWRASDEAFTAWAVDIYRELSAAGRATIWLALRHGGPVARAVLLHDRQGLATVEDVVVHPVHRRLGIASALTHRAVTAHLADHPGSRIGIGAEPAGPADHLYRRLGFRPHATVWTAVRAPSIA from the coding sequence GTGAGCGACGATCGGACGCGGACGGACCAGGCGGCCAACCCCAAGCTCCGCCGGCTCGACGAACGTCTGGGTCTGGCGGTCAGCCGCACCGGGCTGTCGCCGCGGACGCTGGTCACCTACGCCCGCGACCACGTCAGCGTCCGGACGCCGTCGCGTCCCGACTTCCGCGACGGCAACACCATCGACCTCGAGTCGCCACCTGCCCCCGGTGACCTCGAACCCTGGTCGGCACGCTTCACCGACACCGTCGGCAAGCTCGGCGTGCAGCACGTCCAGCTGCGCTGGGAGACCCCGCTCCCGGTCGACGCACCTGCTGAGGTGCCGGCCGCGGACCCGGACCTGGTCGAGGCCGCGGGTGTCCTCGGCCTCGATCTGCACCCCACCACCATCCTGCTGCTGGCGGAACCGGTCGCGCCGGTCGAGGCGCCCGCGGAGCTGGTGACGGTCGCGCCACCGTCCCTCGCCCCCGGCGCCCGGGGGATGGAGGTGAGCGCCGACGCGACGCCGGTGGAGGTCGAGCGGCGCTGGCACGCCGTCTCGGTGCTGGACCGCTACGCCTCGGGCGACAGCACCGATGACTGGCGGGCCAGCGACGAGGCGTTCACCGCCTGGGCGGTCGACATCTACCGCGAGCTGTCCGCCGCCGGTCGCGCGACCATCTGGCTGGCGCTCAGACACGGCGGGCCGGTCGCGCGCGCGGTCCTCCTCCACGACCGGCAGGGGCTGGCCACCGTCGAGGACGTGGTGGTCCACCCGGTGCACCGGCGGCTCGGCATCGCATCGGCGTTGACCCACCGGGCGGTCACAGCCCACCTCGCCGACCACCCCGGCAGCCGCATCGGCATCGGCGCCGAGCCTGCCGGTCCCGCCGACCACCTCTACCGGCGCCTCGGCTTCCGCCCCCACGCCACGGTCTGGACCGCCGTGCGTGCTCCCTCGATCGCCTGA
- a CDS encoding helix-turn-helix domain-containing protein translates to MTYREHDPTGPWRREIACAWTATTGPAPADPMAVVPDGCADVLWSSTRGTVIVGPMTRPSVPDFPAGTEHVALRLRPGRTERVLGVPASALIDLNVPVADVVGDAGRRLDERLAAAEGTHGRLAALTQLPGLAPAVELDRAALAALAWLVGGPTRHVADAADRVGLSARQLQRRVVTAIGYGPKRFQRVVRVQRVLAAGPARLGDLAQLAADLGFTDQAHLTREVGQLTGRPPTGALTRGRATLVSGTSKRPEVVVGQAARAPGAAPRAA, encoded by the coding sequence GTGACCTACCGGGAGCACGACCCCACCGGCCCCTGGCGGCGCGAGATCGCCTGCGCCTGGACCGCGACCACCGGTCCGGCGCCCGCCGATCCGATGGCCGTCGTCCCCGACGGGTGCGCCGACGTGCTGTGGTCCTCGACCCGAGGCACCGTCATCGTCGGCCCCATGACGCGACCGTCCGTCCCGGACTTCCCAGCTGGCACCGAGCACGTCGCCCTGCGGCTGCGGCCCGGCCGCACCGAACGGGTCCTCGGCGTCCCCGCATCGGCCCTGATCGACCTGAACGTCCCGGTCGCGGACGTCGTCGGCGACGCAGGCCGCCGGCTCGACGAGCGCCTCGCCGCCGCTGAGGGCACCCACGGACGCCTCGCCGCCCTCACCCAGCTCCCGGGCCTCGCGCCGGCAGTCGAACTCGACCGCGCGGCACTGGCCGCTCTCGCCTGGCTCGTCGGCGGTCCGACGCGCCACGTGGCCGACGCCGCCGACCGGGTCGGCCTGTCCGCACGTCAGCTCCAACGCCGTGTCGTCACGGCGATCGGCTACGGCCCGAAGCGCTTCCAGCGTGTCGTCCGCGTGCAACGTGTGCTGGCCGCCGGTCCCGCGCGTCTCGGCGACCTGGCCCAGCTCGCCGCCGACCTCGGCTTCACCGACCAGGCCCACCTCACGCGCGAGGTGGGCCAGCTCACCGGACGGCCGCCGACCGGCGCGCTCACCAGGGGCCGCGCCACGCTCGTGTCCGGAACGTCCAAGCGCCCCGAGGTCGTGGTCGGGCAGGCTGCTCGGGCCCCCGGCGCCGCACCCCGCGCCGCTTGA
- a CDS encoding VOC family protein — MPPRLDMIGLVVEDLAASLAFYRRLGLDLPADADDEPHVEATLPGGLRIAFDPVSTITSFDPSWRAPTGSPRVALAFLVDTPAEVDTLHGELVAEGASSHLAPFDAPWGQRYATLHDPDGNAVDLFAPLPDR; from the coding sequence GTGCCACCACGTCTCGACATGATCGGGCTCGTCGTCGAGGACCTCGCCGCCTCGCTCGCCTTCTACCGCCGGCTCGGGCTCGACCTGCCCGCCGACGCCGATGACGAACCCCACGTCGAAGCCACCCTCCCCGGTGGGCTGCGCATCGCCTTCGATCCCGTCTCGACCATCACCAGCTTCGACCCGAGCTGGCGGGCCCCGACCGGCTCGCCACGCGTCGCGCTCGCCTTCCTCGTCGACACCCCCGCCGAGGTCGACACGCTGCACGGCGAGCTGGTCGCCGAGGGCGCCTCGTCCCACCTCGCCCCGTTCGACGCACCCTGGGGGCAGCGGTACGCGACCCTGCACGACCCGGACGGCAACGCCGTCGACCTGTTCGCGCCGCTGCCCGATCGGTGA